One Candidatus Obscuribacterales bacterium genomic window carries:
- a CDS encoding type II toxin-antitoxin system HigB family toxin, translating into MKVIHWGRARQFFRKHRAAEAPLKSWKTAVQSLEWKNFADVRKSFTTADWVEGKIVFDIKGNDFRLIAIAQFENGKLYIRHVLTHEEYDKGNWKR; encoded by the coding sequence ATGAAAGTCATCCATTGGGGGCGTGCCCGGCAATTCTTTCGAAAGCACAGAGCAGCCGAAGCGCCGCTTAAATCATGGAAAACAGCCGTTCAGTCCTTGGAGTGGAAGAACTTTGCAGATGTACGAAAGAGTTTTACAACAGCCGATTGGGTAGAAGGAAAAATCGTATTTGATATCAAAGGAAATGACTTTAGACTGATCGCCATAGCTCAATTTGAAAATGGAAAACTCTATATCCGGCACGTGCTGACACATGAGGAGTACGATAAAGGTAACTGGAAAAGGTAA
- a CDS encoding DUF4127 family protein — translation MKLALIPIDNRPVTYHYPQLVAQVAGIEPLVPPRELLGSLNEPAKIDEIYSWLDTTIKNEKPEALIICLDTLLHGGLITSRRSEETLDQILARLNKLIELGNGTKLSILAQSSIMRISDNYDNTEEKTYWKEFGRELFAWSSELHKAELEKEASKNVALLESKIPNDIRQDYLATRKRNHAINLQLVEQTEKGLFSSLIFSQDDSGEFGLNVSEKQQLQTLSQEKNLANSIFAYAGADEVICTLISRFLASKLPTPPKALVRFSTSGVVNCKSRYEGQTIGESVTNQLNAAGISRVSGAADFFVIVHGNEDEQGDHITLPNLADKSHLNTARSVKQTLDYIATSQYPCVICDVAYANGADPMLIAELLERPDLLKKLWAYGAWNTSGNTIGSVLATAAARHYAKASEAQTEEFAQKALFVRLMDDWAYQTQVRPQLKGQASADKLEKLMRPYAKQLAKALEYEPGELKFTFPWQRTFEVEVSS, via the coding sequence ATGAAATTAGCTCTCATTCCCATAGATAATCGCCCGGTTACGTATCATTACCCGCAATTGGTAGCTCAGGTTGCCGGAATTGAACCGCTTGTGCCGCCGCGCGAGCTTCTTGGATCGCTCAATGAACCGGCCAAAATTGATGAGATTTATTCATGGCTTGATACGACAATCAAGAACGAAAAACCGGAAGCATTGATTATTTGCCTCGACACGCTTTTGCACGGCGGCTTAATTACTTCGCGGCGTAGCGAAGAAACACTTGATCAAATACTTGCCCGCCTGAACAAACTTATCGAATTGGGCAATGGCACTAAGTTGTCTATCCTTGCTCAATCCAGCATCATGCGCATATCAGACAATTACGACAACACGGAAGAAAAAACCTACTGGAAAGAATTTGGTCGGGAGCTTTTTGCCTGGTCTTCGGAATTGCACAAAGCAGAGCTTGAGAAAGAAGCGTCAAAAAATGTGGCTCTTCTAGAGAGCAAAATTCCCAATGACATAAGACAAGATTATCTAGCAACGCGCAAACGCAATCACGCCATTAATTTGCAATTAGTGGAGCAGACGGAGAAAGGACTGTTCTCCAGTCTTATATTTAGCCAAGACGATTCGGGCGAATTCGGATTAAACGTTTCAGAAAAACAACAGTTGCAAACACTTAGCCAGGAAAAAAACTTAGCAAATTCCATCTTTGCTTACGCTGGAGCTGACGAAGTTATTTGCACTCTCATTTCAAGATTTCTTGCAAGCAAATTGCCGACTCCGCCAAAAGCGCTTGTCCGCTTCAGTACAAGTGGCGTCGTCAATTGCAAGAGCCGTTACGAAGGTCAGACAATAGGCGAAAGTGTGACTAATCAATTAAATGCAGCCGGAATAAGCCGTGTCAGTGGCGCTGCCGACTTCTTTGTTATTGTGCACGGCAATGAAGATGAGCAAGGCGATCACATAACCCTTCCTAACCTTGCAGACAAGTCGCACTTAAATACAGCTCGCTCTGTCAAACAGACTCTCGATTACATCGCCACATCACAATATCCTTGCGTCATCTGCGACGTGGCTTATGCCAATGGCGCCGACCCGATGCTTATAGCGGAACTTTTAGAGCGACCGGATTTATTGAAAAAACTTTGGGCATACGGAGCATGGAACACATCCGGCAACACAATTGGCTCCGTATTAGCTACGGCTGCCGCACGTCATTATGCAAAAGCCTCAGAGGCTCAAACGGAGGAATTTGCCCAAAAAGCTTTGTTTGTAAGACTTATGGATGATTGGGCTTATCAAACACAAGTTCGTCCGCAACTTAAAGGACAAGCGTCAGCAGATAAGCTGGAAAAGCTAATGCGTCCTTACGCAAAACAACTTGCCAAAGCATTGGAATACGAACCTGGCGAACTCAAGTTCACATTTCCCTGGCAACGCACCTTTGAAGTCGAAGTATCTTCGTAA
- a CDS encoding YgdI/YgdR family lipoprotein: MKRHILVALISTGAMLSSSTQVFAQQNDANPSAALPFMQLNQIYQTKSRYFFPQLPPPPRKPVNWAGDANERAYNMFLQPDWEPFSAPGVTGPQIPVSTDVTRVNKPNDDYESPGGYIRVSPGTFSLCTSSCYGLTDSQKRFVIFALRGSLYSVETYTHLTLHKGRMLVISSRVPVQVNAGGAKVLVASGASAIVETAGDGITRAYCLSADKTAKAAGMTVSMVGGADAVNVQPGQEVGVAANGASVALLEASDGIARRPLVSDANGKLAPEMRMWEFSLAQMADYDLSLGCRKISQGSDYPTTLLKYTYGNILDYSAKQAEFAQLARGPHSVPVKTTANKTKQAMKFEKVASKIGDNQAFKVMSFDKLHYVITDGQSLLNQDKPKVGMPSYELYNGKLLVYAKKPLKVKADNVVTTVEGGAMVLFKNDDNRLKIISLGDMHRRSVRVTAGKNTMRIAPGQELMITEKMPDVVDVYDVHKVGHRGISIRKVDALGHVTVSDVSVGDIVVHEPLVTAFRAYANTPQEKKLSAQMEKTAASLSLVRSKGGLFQMGHPDDESGASRHVASRCNSCLK; the protein is encoded by the coding sequence ATGAAGCGTCACATACTGGTGGCATTAATTTCAACAGGTGCAATGTTGAGTTCGTCAACACAGGTTTTTGCCCAGCAAAATGACGCAAATCCCAGTGCGGCACTTCCGTTTATGCAGCTCAATCAGATCTACCAGACAAAAAGCAGATACTTCTTTCCGCAACTGCCACCACCACCGCGTAAGCCGGTAAATTGGGCAGGTGATGCCAACGAGCGGGCCTACAACATGTTTCTGCAGCCGGACTGGGAGCCATTTTCGGCTCCAGGTGTAACCGGTCCGCAGATTCCCGTTTCAACAGATGTCACTCGCGTCAACAAACCAAACGACGATTATGAAAGTCCGGGCGGCTATATTCGGGTAAGTCCGGGAACCTTTTCGCTTTGCACCAGCAGTTGTTATGGTTTAACCGACAGTCAAAAACGCTTTGTCATATTTGCTCTAAGAGGAAGTCTTTATTCCGTTGAGACTTATACGCATTTGACCTTACATAAAGGAAGAATGCTTGTAATCTCCAGCCGGGTGCCTGTTCAAGTTAATGCCGGTGGTGCCAAGGTTCTCGTCGCCTCTGGCGCATCTGCAATTGTAGAAACAGCTGGTGATGGTATCACCAGAGCTTATTGTCTATCAGCTGACAAAACAGCTAAAGCCGCCGGTATGACTGTGTCTATGGTTGGTGGCGCTGACGCTGTTAATGTCCAGCCTGGACAAGAGGTTGGTGTCGCTGCAAATGGTGCATCGGTTGCTCTACTTGAAGCAAGCGATGGTATAGCCAGACGCCCCTTGGTAAGTGATGCCAACGGAAAACTAGCTCCGGAAATGCGCATGTGGGAATTCTCCTTGGCGCAAATGGCTGACTACGATTTGTCTCTTGGTTGCCGGAAGATTAGCCAAGGCAGTGATTATCCAACGACTCTGCTCAAATATACTTACGGCAATATACTTGATTACTCCGCTAAGCAGGCAGAGTTTGCACAGCTCGCGCGAGGCCCGCACAGTGTTCCTGTAAAGACAACTGCAAACAAGACCAAACAAGCAATGAAGTTTGAAAAGGTTGCCAGCAAAATCGGTGACAACCAAGCCTTCAAGGTAATGTCATTCGATAAGTTGCACTATGTAATTACCGATGGGCAAAGCCTACTTAATCAAGACAAGCCAAAAGTAGGTATGCCGTCCTATGAACTCTATAATGGTAAATTGCTCGTCTACGCCAAAAAGCCTCTGAAAGTTAAAGCTGACAACGTAGTCACTACTGTTGAAGGCGGAGCAATGGTTCTTTTCAAAAACGATGACAACAGGCTGAAGATTATTAGCTTGGGCGACATGCACCGAAGATCAGTAAGAGTCACTGCCGGTAAAAACACAATGAGAATTGCTCCGGGGCAGGAACTAATGATTACGGAGAAAATGCCTGATGTTGTTGATGTCTATGATGTGCACAAAGTTGGTCATCGCGGTATCAGCATAAGAAAGGTTGATGCTTTGGGTCATGTTACTGTAAGCGATGTCTCCGTCGGCGATATAGTTGTGCATGAGCCGTTAGTTACTGCTTTCCGTGCATACGCAAATACTCCACAGGAAAAGAAATTGTCCGCACAAATGGAAAAGACAGCAGCGAGTTTGTCCCTTGTCAGATCCAAGGGCGGACTATTCCAGATGGGACATCCTGATGATGAATCGGGCGCTTCAAGACATGTGGCGTCGCGTTGTAATAGTTGCTTAAAATAA